A window of Tachypleus tridentatus isolate NWPU-2018 chromosome 7, ASM421037v1, whole genome shotgun sequence genomic DNA:
caacactggtacttggttgactctagcccaagtggaccagccgactgacccaatgggggccacccaaaggctgcccgtctacaggaattcaaggccaaagtggtgtgttagggttggacccctcaaccaccaggatcctcatctccccttcacgggtcgccttgcacggtaaacacgtgggtggatgtttagatcccagaggaggtaaactgaaagaacagaaccttccctgggaggtcccctcaccacgtacaggaatagAAATACCATCAGTCTGTGAAACCGTTTTTAAAGGTGACGAAGTGTTAACCAAAGAAGTTAGCAGAAATACCAAATAGCACATTACAGTGTCGAGAAAAACAGTGAGGATTTTTTTATCAATGCAAATTCACCTGTTTTCACAAGACTGGTGGCTTGCAGTTCTCCCTGGCAAAACATGTAAATTCAAGACAAAAGAGACTATGTGGGTGCAGAAGTGAAGTATGGATTTGGGAGTCAGTCAACAACATccactaccaattcttgggctacactaTACCAATGAGCAGCAGCATTAACCACTACATTACAATgttcccatggctaaaaggatgAACATATCCTGTCAGGTATTTTGTCAGGCATTCTTCTTTCCTTGTTAAGTTTTGTAAGTTTGAAAGAACAGATTAAAATATATCTCAAGTAATACTCAAGTATAAATCTAACTTCAAAACTGGATTGCCTCAAACTCTGAAGATGACAATCTTATCAAAACACCATACATTTTACATAAGGTTGGTtccttattgtaatatttcttttattccaTATTAAAAAACTATTTCCCAAAGCTGAAGAcatgtttattttgataacataTCAATCAATAATTCACCATTGATTTCACAATAGAAACTATTTTCCTTTTGATGAAACTGTCTACCTAATCAAACCACCACAACACACAAACTAATCAGTACAATGAAATCAACCTAGTAGCAGACATTAAAACTATACCTGAGTTTCAGTTATATTTAATCTTTACTTCTTTCTAGCCCTAAAAGATTACTAACCTGTTGGCCGTTGATAAGGTGGTTGGGGTGGTAAATGTCTCTTTCCCTGAACAGCCATTCCAATGTGATCTGGAATCTGTTGATTTCTAGCAAGAAACTTATAGGCCATGATCTGTGCCCGAAGTTGCTGCATTTGGCTTGGTGTAAGAGCTGAAGCCTTCTGACCAGATGGTCCTAAGGTTCCTTGTGTTAGAGATCCACTAGCAGGTATAGAACCAGGATCAGTGCCTGGACCTTGTGGTGGCCTCTGGGCACCTTCTTCCATGTGAGGTCCTGAAGGTCCATTTATTTGTCCTACATGTCCATAGCCTGTGATAAAATATTACCATTTAAAACATGagaacatttaacaataaaaacatttcttaactcctatttacaataattttaaaattacatctcATATGCCACATACtgaaactttttttgttttggcTATggtcatttcttttatttataatcatattacACTTGATCAGTCAACTTAATCTACAAGATCCAAGATCCAAACAACATTGCAGATCTGCATCAATATTACCTACATTATGGCATACATTACACtaacaaaagtattaaataaaaatatgacagcAATTTAAACTTGAAAAAGAAACTTTCCCCCTTGGATCATTTGGtctttcaatatattatatatccagTATCACACACAGCTTCAGTTACATTAAAAACagctactaatatatttatatataaagttgcAAATTAATTTTGTATGGTACCTAGATGACCCTGCTGTGTTTGATCATTCATCCCTTGTACTGTTCCTGCACCAACTGGCTGCCCGGGTAAGCTCATCTGCTGGCCAGGAGGTAAATGTGGGTTTTGTTGTTGATATGGTGAAAGACCACCATAAGACTGAGGGTAACCATGTCCTGCTTGATGACTCTGAGATTGTGGTTGAGCAGTTTGCTGTTGAATCATTGACACAGACATAGGAGATGACTGAGAAGGGGACATGTGACCCATGACTGAATTATTTGGTGGGGCTGGAGGTCCCATACTGTGAGGTGATGAAGCAAGTTGGTTGGGTTGTATTGGACTGAGAACCTGTGGTGGTGGCCCTCCTCCCATTGGGTGAGGAGAAGCTGCCTGTTGAGGTTGAGGATTCATTACTGCGGCTTGCCCTTGAGGAGGATGAGGAGGTCCCATAATTGGACTTGGTGTTCCTGACCCATGGGAAGAAGGGCCCATAGATGGGCTTGGTCCTCGACCAGGAGAAGAGGGTATGCCAGGACTAGGAACAGCTTTTGCTCTATTAGCCATTGCCATTAACTGTGCATAACGAGGACGATCTTGTAATCCTTTTTCTTCCATACCATTGATAGTctggaatattaaaacaaaacattatgaccttaagaaaagaaaaatcacatGATAAAAATATGCATCtcctaaatacaaaaaattaacaattaagtACAAAGTCTGTACTACAAAAGTTTCAACAATCAACTCTAACCTTTGGGATGGG
This region includes:
- the LOC143257084 gene encoding uncharacterized protein LOC143257084 isoform X3 yields the protein MIGTPFLTINGMEEKGLQDRPRYAQLMAMANRAKAVPSPGIPSSPGRGPSPSMGPSSHGSGTPSPIMGPPHPPQGQAAVMNPQPQQAASPHPMGGGPPPQVLSPIQPNQLASSPHSMGPPAPPNNSVMGHMSPSQSSPMSVSMIQQQTAQPQSQSHQAGHGYPQSYGGLSPYQQQNPHLPPGQQMSLPGQPVGAGTVQGMNDQTQQGHLGYGHVGQINGPSGPHMEEGAQRPPQGPGTDPGSIPASGSLTQGTLGPSGQKASALTPSQMQQLRAQIMAYKFLARNQQIPDHIGMAVQGKRHLPPQPPYQRPTG
- the LOC143257084 gene encoding uncharacterized protein LOC143257084 isoform X2; this translates as MSSDDGMIQPPSGGQMQASPQQQVYPSDSLYMLQRTINGMEEKGLQDRPRYAQLMAMANRAKAVPSPGIPSSPGRGPSPSMGPSSHGSGTPSPIMGPPHPPQGQAAVMNPQPQQAASPHPMGGGPPPQVLSPIQPNQLASSPHSMGPPAPPNNSVMGHMSPSQSSPMSVSMIQQQTAQPQSQSHQAGHGYPQSYGGLSPYQQQNPHLPPGQQMSLPGQPVGAGTVQGMNDQTQQGHLGYGHVGQINGPSGPHMEEGAQRPPQGPGTDPGSIPASGSLTQGTLGPSGQKASALTPSQMQQLRAQIMAYKFLARNQQIPDHIGMAVQGKRHLPPQPPYQRPTG
- the LOC143257084 gene encoding uncharacterized protein LOC143257084 isoform X1, which gives rise to MWCSCEHNFLTTMSSDDGMIQPPSGGQMQASPQQQVYPSDSLYMLQRTINGMEEKGLQDRPRYAQLMAMANRAKAVPSPGIPSSPGRGPSPSMGPSSHGSGTPSPIMGPPHPPQGQAAVMNPQPQQAASPHPMGGGPPPQVLSPIQPNQLASSPHSMGPPAPPNNSVMGHMSPSQSSPMSVSMIQQQTAQPQSQSHQAGHGYPQSYGGLSPYQQQNPHLPPGQQMSLPGQPVGAGTVQGMNDQTQQGHLGYGHVGQINGPSGPHMEEGAQRPPQGPGTDPGSIPASGSLTQGTLGPSGQKASALTPSQMQQLRAQIMAYKFLARNQQIPDHIGMAVQGKRHLPPQPPYQRPTG
- the LOC143257084 gene encoding uncharacterized protein LOC143257084 isoform X4 translates to MEEKGLQDRPRYAQLMAMANRAKAVPSPGIPSSPGRGPSPSMGPSSHGSGTPSPIMGPPHPPQGQAAVMNPQPQQAASPHPMGGGPPPQVLSPIQPNQLASSPHSMGPPAPPNNSVMGHMSPSQSSPMSVSMIQQQTAQPQSQSHQAGHGYPQSYGGLSPYQQQNPHLPPGQQMSLPGQPVGAGTVQGMNDQTQQGHLGYGHVGQINGPSGPHMEEGAQRPPQGPGTDPGSIPASGSLTQGTLGPSGQKASALTPSQMQQLRAQIMAYKFLARNQQIPDHIGMAVQGKRHLPPQPPYQRPTG